In Oceanivirga salmonicida, the DNA window AAGAGTAGCTATAAAAGATATGAAAAATGACTTTGATAGTAATGCTGCTATGCAATATGCTACATTAAGAAATATACTATATAGAAAAGGTAAAGTAATAGAGATATTTGTGAATTATGAACCTAGATTACACTATATTGCTGAATGGTTAAAACAACTATTTGCAGAAAGTGAAGGGAAAAATTTCAAAGGAATATATCCTACATCAGCAGATTTTTCAACAGATTTACATTCAATAGGTCAAGCTATACAAGAAGGTAATAGAAATTTATTTGAAACAGTAATGAGTATAGAAAAACCAGAACATGATATTATAATTGAAAAAGATGAGCAAGATTTAGATGGTCTTAATTTCTTAGCAGGAAAATCATTAGATTATGTTAATAAAATGGCTTGTAAGGGAGTAATTTTAGCACATATAGATGGTGGAGTTCCTAATTTAGAAATTAATATAGAAAAAGCAGATGAATTTAATTTAGGTTATTTGTTTTACTTCTTTGAAAAAACAGTAGCTATATCAGGTTATTTAAATGGAATAAATCCATTTGATCAACCAGGGGTTGAAGCATATAAGAAAAATATGTTTGCATTATTAGAAAAACCAGGTTATGAAGAAGAAACAAAGAAAATTTTAGAAAGAATAAAAAAGGGCTAGTAAATTGATATTAAGTATATATAAAAATAAAGAAAAATATAAAGAAATAGAATTACATAATTATAATAATGAATTTATATACAACTGGGCAGGTATTGAAAAGGGAGCATATAGTTTTAAAGTAGATAATAAAGCTGTAACTTATTCACATACCTTACCTTTTGTTACAATTTTTAATGCTTACATTGATGAAAATGCAAAACCTAAAGATATTACAGGTTTTCAAGATGGTATAGATATAGTAATAAAAATTAATGGAAATGATTTTAGTTTAGAAAAAACCAAATTATATAAATTAGAATGTCCATTTGAAAATGCAAGTATAGCTGGAAGTTTTAATAATTGGAATGTAGAAAATTTAGATATAAATAATGGTTATGCATATTTAAATTTAAAAGATGGATATCATGAATATAAATTTGTGATTAACGGAGAATTTGAAAACGGAGAAAATAGATACTTAATAGTTGGAGAAAGTGGAAGATTATATAAAAAAGGCGAAATAGGAAATGGAGAATTTGTAACAGAAGCTTTATCAACTCATATTAATAAAATATCTGATTTACAATACGAAGTTACTTTAAGAACTCAAATATCTGATATTGACAGGGCTTATATTAGTATAAGTCATAAAAATTCTAATTATGAAGAAATAAAAGAGCTTGAAAGGCATACTAATACTAAAAATGAATTTGATTATTTTAAAAGAATAATTAATTTTGAAAAAGTAGAAAAAGAATTTAGCATATTTTATATACTAGAAGATGCAGGAAAAAAACTTTATTATAACGGAAAAGATTTTAGTTTTAAAAATGATATAGATAAAATTTATATAAATAAAAATAGTAATTTAGAAATATTTTCTATACCAGAATGGACAAAACAAGCTATATGGTATAATATTTTTCCAGATAGGTTCTATAATGCTAATATATATAATGACCCAATATTTAATGAATTTGGACCAGAAAATTTTAGTATGAATGAATTACATCAAAATAAATATATAAATAGTAAACTTTGGAATAAGGATAAACCTAAATTTAATCTTAATAGATGGACTGCTGATTATTCAGAAAGAACTAATTGGGAAAAAGAATATGAAAAAGATATAGATTATAGTTTAAAATATGCTCGTATGTACGGTGGAGATATAGAAGGTATTAAAGAAAGAATACCATATTTAAAAGAATTAGGAATTACAGCAGTTTGGCTTAATCCTGTATTTTATTCATATCAAAATCATAAGTATGGAGCAAATGATTTTAGACACATATCACCTGATTTTGGAACTATAAGAACAAGTGGTTCTAAACACAATGTTTTTGTAGATGAAAGTCAAAAAACATATGTAGAAGTTTTGGGAAATAAAGCTAAAAATAATAGTGAATTAGAACTTTTAGAAGTAAATCTACAAGGAGAAAATAAGGGTAAAAATGGTTATTTTGAAACAGAAAATGTAGATACATGGGTATGGACTGAATCAGATTTAATTATGGTAGACTTAATAAAAGAATTACACAAAAATGGTATAAGAGTAATATTTGATGGAGTATTTAACCATAGTAGTGAGCGTCATTGGAGTTTTAATTTAGCATTAGCCGAAGGAGAAAATTCTAAATATACTAAATGGTATAAATTTAATGATTTTTCTAAACATAAGAAAATAACAGATGACATGAGTTTTGAACAAGTACAAGAAGCTATGAGACATAATAGAGAAAATGTAGAATATATTTCTTGGGCAGGAGTAAAAACTTTACCTGAATTTGATAGTTTTAATGAAGAGTATAAGGAATACATATTTAATATTTGCCGTAAATGGTTAAAAG includes these proteins:
- a CDS encoding alpha-amylase family glycosyl hydrolase translates to MILSIYKNKEKYKEIELHNYNNEFIYNWAGIEKGAYSFKVDNKAVTYSHTLPFVTIFNAYIDENAKPKDITGFQDGIDIVIKINGNDFSLEKTKLYKLECPFENASIAGSFNNWNVENLDINNGYAYLNLKDGYHEYKFVINGEFENGENRYLIVGESGRLYKKGEIGNGEFVTEALSTHINKISDLQYEVTLRTQISDIDRAYISISHKNSNYEEIKELERHTNTKNEFDYFKRIINFEKVEKEFSIFYILEDAGKKLYYNGKDFSFKNDIDKIYINKNSNLEIFSIPEWTKQAIWYNIFPDRFYNANIYNDPIFNEFGPENFSMNELHQNKYINSKLWNKDKPKFNLNRWTADYSERTNWEKEYEKDIDYSLKYARMYGGDIEGIKERIPYLKELGITAVWLNPVFYSYQNHKYGANDFRHISPDFGTIRTSGSKHNVFVDESQKTYVEVLGNKAKNNSELELLEVNLQGENKGKNGYFETENVDTWVWTESDLIMVDLIKELHKNGIRVIFDGVFNHSSERHWSFNLALAEGENSKYTKWYKFNDFSKHKKITDDMSFEQVQEAMRHNRENVEYISWAGVKTLPEFDSFNEEYKEYIFNICRKWLKGPDNKVSKDFKNDDGIDGFRLDVPNCLENQDFWLEFREVLKSTKKESYITAEIWSNGSADINNGNKFDALMNYEWLKTVIGYFINQSSEYGERYKLNASEFLNELREKRSWYPYQALQAMQNLNGSHDTDRLYSRIVNDGLGRNLEEGKQLDRGYNGIRPDLASNYHPNTNIDWVNSKIKPKDILKLISVFQMTYIGAPMIYYGDELGMWGATDPYCRKPMLWDEYMFDNEKNPSIINREEVYEQKADLELFAWYKKIIDIRKKNRTLVYGRFKEILANDEKDMVIYERYDKNYSFIIILNNSFENNEIEFRIYNKNTTYMDLLTNKKIKSNEKGDIVVSLKAKRAMVLKYKKENDE